In Elephas maximus indicus isolate mEleMax1 chromosome 4, mEleMax1 primary haplotype, whole genome shotgun sequence, a genomic segment contains:
- the CCDC38 gene encoding coiled-coil domain-containing protein 38 codes for MTSSNFMSPLLTSEEKLKDDSIKKDKPYKIFFKDLFLFKENEMEAKKKEKFMSRSMKVHQKSTFSSRMKSRSHLGQLAFYSDAAGGSPENFGLDPTLILRLTEGADTKKTVQEFINDQRDRFLLEYTLSTKRKTIKKFEDSMALKERQLVKAEKKLQDDAMAFEEFLRENDQKSVDALKIAAQETINKLQTTAELKKASMEMQAVKSEIAKTEFLLKEYMKYGLFLLKLSPKHWQVQQALKRVNVSKSKDSMNTIIPKLTKSIVSGKRKDDSFEGSRRTSFSEDSSLGKGVQGKQHKKTNLTPEKGKSSSANHPESISSEDSMEFLLDDDMDYDLEPEIYFKEPEELLQVLTELEEQNLTLVQYSQDVDENLEDVNKREKVIQDKINSNIEFLLEHKEMLKANCEREEEKAAELELRSRLFSFGEFKSEVQEKLIESLNKKINQVYTVCIGDAEVGSLNPIQKLVKVESRLVELSDLIESVPKEHVEAIEKLKQKERRQKLREEKMKEKQKHQEERLKAALERAVAQPKKKLGRRLIFRSRPPSGNKRELQLVNETTKTQEEEYFFT; via the exons ATGACATCATCAAATTTTATGTCACCATTACTAACTTCTGAAG aaaaattGAAAGATGACTCCATCAAAAAGGACAAGCCGTACAAGATCTTTTTCAAAGATCTCtttcttttcaaagaaaatgAGATGGAAGCGAAGAAAAAG GAGAAATTTATGAGCCGCAGCATGAAAGTACACCAAAAGTCTACTTTTTCATCCCGAATGAAGAGCCGGTCACACCTGGGCCAATTAGCTTTTTACTCTGATGCAGCTGGTGGCTCACCTGAAAACTTTGGGCTAGATCCCACTCTTATTCTCAGATTAACAGAAG gTGCAGACACAAAAAAGACTGTCCAAGAATTTATTAATGATCAGAGAGACAGGTTTCTGCTAGAG TATACTTTgtcaaccaaaagaaaaacaattaaaaagttTGAAGACAGCATGGCACTGAAGGAAAGGCAACTcgtaaaagcagaaaaaaagctCCAAGACGACGCAATGGCTTTCGAAGAGTTCCTTCGGGAAAATGATCAGAAATCTGTAGATGCTCTTAAAAT TGCAGCACAAGAAACTATAAACAAACTCCAAACAACAGCAGAGTTAAAGAAAGCAAGTATGGAAATGCAGGCGGTGAAAAG TGAAATAGCAAAAACAGAATTCCTCCTTAAGGAGTATATGAAATATGGACTTTTTCTGCTGAAATTGTCTCCGAAACACTGGCAAGTCCAGCAAGCGCTAAAAAGGGTGAATGTATCAAAAAGTAAAGACAGTATGAATACCATCATTCCAAAATTAACAA AATCAATAGTAAGTGGAAAGAGAAAAGACGACAGCTTTGAGGGTTCCAGAAGGACGTCATTTTCAGAAGACTCTTCTCTGGGGAAAGGTGTCCAAG GAAAGCAACACAAGAAAACCAATCTCACACCGGAAAAAGGGAAATCATCCTCAGCAAA ccACCCTGAAAGTATCAGTTCAGAAGACAGTATGGAATTCCTTTTAGATGATGATATGGACTATGATCTG GAACCCGAGATTTATTTCAAAGAGCCAGAAGAGTTGCTTCAAGTTCTCACAGAGCTGGAAGAGCAGAATCTTACTTTGGTACAATATTCCCAAGATGTAGATGAAAATCTTGAAGAtgttaataaaagagaaaaagttaTACAGGATAAAAT AAATAGCAACATAGAGTTTCTCTTGGAGCACAAGGAAATGCTTAAGGCTAACtgtgagagagaagaagaaaaagcagcAGAATTGGAATTAAGGTCCAGGCTATTTAGTTTTGGAGAATTTAAGTCAGAAGTTCAG GAAAAACTGATAGAATCTCttaataaaaaaatcaatcaagTGTACACAGTCTGCATAGGAGATGCTGAGGTTGGCAGTCTCAACCCGATTCAAAAGCTGGTCAAAGTGGAGTCTCGCCTGGTGGAACTGAGTGATCTCATCGAATCTGTTCCTAAAGAACATGTGGAGGCAATTGAGAAGTTAAAGCAGAAAGAACGGAGGCAAAA GTTGCgtgaagagaaaatgaaagaaaaacaaaaacaccaggaAGAACGGCTGAAAGCTGCTCTGGAAAGAGCAGTAGCACAACCAAAGAAAAAG